In Brassica rapa cultivar Chiifu-401-42 chromosome A06, CAAS_Brap_v3.01, whole genome shotgun sequence, a single window of DNA contains:
- the LOC103871161 gene encoding uncharacterized protein LOC103871161, with translation MTTSASMNPSLFRVICILHSVIALTSGTLMMFYTEKASIFGPGSEIASKLKGSTPHDELLIQISQSFSGLLLFAIGLILFMVSFVKDREFHGFFAGGSVILYVLMASWRVLFEWKIEDLAYEWPKQALGDIALGISWVFFLVYSWREKYD, from the coding sequence atgACTACATCAGCTTCAATGAACCCATCTCTCTTTCGAGTAATCTGTATACTCCACTCAGTCATTGCTCTAACAAGTGGGACCCTAATGATGTTCTACACAGAGAAGGCTTCCATCTTCGGACCAGGAAGTGAGATCGCTAGCAAACTCAAAGGATCAACGCCGCACGATGAACTACTCATTCAGATATCTCAGTCTTTCTCCGGTTTGCTCCTCTTTGCTATTGGTTTGATACTGTTCATGGTGTCTTTCGTTAAAGACAGAGAGTTTCACGGCTTCTTCGCTGGAGGGTCTGTGATTCTCTACGTGTTGATGGCTTCTTGGAGGGTTTTGTTCGAGTGGAAGATTGAAGATCTTGCTTATGAATGGCCTAAGCAAGCTCTTGGAGATATAGCTTTAGGGATCTCTTgggttttctttcttgtttattCATGGAGAGAAAAgtatgattga